A genomic stretch from Erigeron canadensis isolate Cc75 chromosome 9, C_canadensis_v1, whole genome shotgun sequence includes:
- the LOC122582818 gene encoding protein SODIUM POTASSIUM ROOT DEFECTIVE 1: MKIKTTEFFCASPASTAICTTMNQHAMVRRGGGSSTTPRPINHRHYNYYNNHYQFDFGDKPKFKAPTIPCTSQQHIDPKPYTAYLQKNRKSTSSATTTTTTLKNIHVTRNVDDGVMLARRKSSADLIDRNNITTRGSSSRYLLNNNPIFFDELKDNKGAIVVSEPVWPDYDSPSVTKKSCLSSSRPSNARGDESPALVKSRSSSIRLGATVESPRHLISSRSSARSRDQVVELRVSIHCKGCEGKVRKHISRMEGVKSFHIDLESKKVTVIGDVTPLSVLSSISKVKNAQLWPSPSSSSSSPFIAIGF, translated from the exons ATGAAAATCAAAACAACAGAATTTTTTTGTGCATCACCAGCTTCAACAGCCATATGCACAACCATGAACCAACACGCCATGGTCCGACGTGGCGGTGGGTCGTCGACCACCCCACGGCCGATAAACCACCGTCACTATAACTATTACAACAACCATTATCAATTTGATTTTGGAGATAAACCAAAGTTTAAAGCACCAACAATCCCTTGTACTTCACAACAACATATTGACCCTAAACCTTACACTGCTTACTtacaaaaaaaccgaaaaagcACATCGTCCGCCACCACTACAACAACAACGTTAAAAAACATTCATGTTACTAGAAATGTCGATGACGGTGTTATGTTGGCTAGAAGAAAAAGTAGTGCTGATTTGATTGATAGAAATAATATAACAACTCGTGGTTCATCTTCTAGATATCTTTTAAATAACAATCCTATATTTTTCGACGAATTAAAGGATAACAAAGGTGCAATAGTAGTTAGTGAACCGGTTTGGCCAGATTATGATTCACCTTCAGTGACCAAGAAGTCTTGTTTGTCATCGTCTAGGCCGTCAAATGCTAGAGGTGATGAGTCTCCTGCATTGGTTAAGTCTAGATCATCGTCCATTCGATTAGGTGCAACCGTGGAGTCCCCACGCCATTTGATATCTTCGAGGTCGTCGGCTCGTTCTCGTGACCAG GTTGTGGAATTGAGGGTGTCGATTCATTGCAAGGGATGCGAAGGGAAAGTAAGAAAACATATTTCAAGAATGGAAG GAGTGAAATCATTTCATATAGACTTAGAATCAAAGAAGGTTACAGTCATTGGAGATGTTACTCCGTTGAGTGTTCtttcaagcatttcaaaggtcAAAAATGCACAATTATGGCCATCTccttcctcctcttcttcttcacctTTTATTGCAATTGGATTCTAA
- the LOC122581743 gene encoding DNA repair protein RAD51 homolog 4 isoform X2, producing MRMGALKSLKEDYDIIDANFLHFCASHGIFSVEDVLVHDVYLLVASAEKLANFDRLKQGINQLLSIIETCHQPWMNGLEILEDRKQNKHHLSTGFDVLLHGGLHEGHVTELVGPSSSGKTQVCFQVASNVAMKLGSVVFLDSGNSFSPTRIMQMVTRISGSAGNKVDGFLQPAMRNIEHHAVFDIYALLKILHQLKLNLKSQTRYRLRLIIVDSISSLIAPVLGGSNAQGHALMVSVGYLLKELADRHNIAVVVTNHMVSGEGGIPKPALGESWKNIPHVRLQVSQDHASNTYGVYILKHPYMASGGSVTFMIP from the exons ATGCGGATGGGAGCACTGAAATCTTTAAAGGAAGATTATGATATAATCGACGCCAATTTTCTTCATTTCTGCGCCTCTCACGGCATTTTTTCCG TTGAAGATGTCTTAGTTCATGATGTGTACTTGTTAGTGGCTTCGGCGGAGAAACTTGCTAATTTCGATAGATTAAAACAG GGTATCAACCAACTCCTCTCTATAATAGAAACATGCCATCAACCGTGGATGAATGGTCTGGAGATTTTGGAAGATAGGAAACAAAATAAACATCATCTGTCTACTGG CTTCGATGTGTTACTACATGGTGGATTGCATGAGGGACATGTAACGGAATTAGTGGGCCCGTCTTCTTCTGGGAAAACACAA GTTTGCTTTCAAGTGGCATCAAATGTGGCTATGAAGCTGGGTAGTGTTGTTTTTCTTGATTCGGGAAACTCATTTTCACCTACACGCATTATGCAAATGGTTACTCGTATATCTGGTTCAGCTGGGAATAAG GTCGATGGATTTCTTCAACCTGCAATGAGAAACATAGAACATCATGCTGTTTTTGACATTTATGCCTTGTTAAAGATTCTTCATCAgttaaagttaaatttaaaatctCAG ACAAGATACCGACTACGGTTGATAATCGTTGATTCGATATCATCACTTATTGCCCCAGTTCTTGGGGGAAGCAATGCGCAAG GACATGCTTTGATGGTTTCTGTTGGATACTTGCTGAAGGAGTTAGCAGACAGACATAACATCGCAGTTGTT GTTACAAATCATATGGTGAGCGGAGAAGGAGGTATTCCAAAGCCGGCTCTTGGAGAGAGTTGGAAAAACATTCCACATGTGCGACTACAAGTTTCCCAGGACCATGCAAGCAACACCTATGGGGTGTACATACTGAAGCACCCATACATG GCATCCGGAGGAAGTGTGACCTTCATGATTCCATGA
- the LOC122581743 gene encoding DNA repair protein RAD51 homolog 4 isoform X1: protein MRMGALKSLKEDYDIIDANFLHFCASHGIFSVEDVLVHDVYLLVASAEKLANFDRLKQGINQLLSIIETCHQPWMNGLEILEDRKQNKHHLSTGCERFDVLLHGGLHEGHVTELVGPSSSGKTQVCFQVASNVAMKLGSVVFLDSGNSFSPTRIMQMVTRISGSAGNKVDGFLQPAMRNIEHHAVFDIYALLKILHQLKLNLKSQTRYRLRLIIVDSISSLIAPVLGGSNAQGHALMVSVGYLLKELADRHNIAVVVTNHMVSGEGGIPKPALGESWKNIPHVRLQVSQDHASNTYGVYILKHPYMASGGSVTFMIP from the exons ATGCGGATGGGAGCACTGAAATCTTTAAAGGAAGATTATGATATAATCGACGCCAATTTTCTTCATTTCTGCGCCTCTCACGGCATTTTTTCCG TTGAAGATGTCTTAGTTCATGATGTGTACTTGTTAGTGGCTTCGGCGGAGAAACTTGCTAATTTCGATAGATTAAAACAG GGTATCAACCAACTCCTCTCTATAATAGAAACATGCCATCAACCGTGGATGAATGGTCTGGAGATTTTGGAAGATAGGAAACAAAATAAACATCATCTGTCTACTGGGTGTGAACG CTTCGATGTGTTACTACATGGTGGATTGCATGAGGGACATGTAACGGAATTAGTGGGCCCGTCTTCTTCTGGGAAAACACAA GTTTGCTTTCAAGTGGCATCAAATGTGGCTATGAAGCTGGGTAGTGTTGTTTTTCTTGATTCGGGAAACTCATTTTCACCTACACGCATTATGCAAATGGTTACTCGTATATCTGGTTCAGCTGGGAATAAG GTCGATGGATTTCTTCAACCTGCAATGAGAAACATAGAACATCATGCTGTTTTTGACATTTATGCCTTGTTAAAGATTCTTCATCAgttaaagttaaatttaaaatctCAG ACAAGATACCGACTACGGTTGATAATCGTTGATTCGATATCATCACTTATTGCCCCAGTTCTTGGGGGAAGCAATGCGCAAG GACATGCTTTGATGGTTTCTGTTGGATACTTGCTGAAGGAGTTAGCAGACAGACATAACATCGCAGTTGTT GTTACAAATCATATGGTGAGCGGAGAAGGAGGTATTCCAAAGCCGGCTCTTGGAGAGAGTTGGAAAAACATTCCACATGTGCGACTACAAGTTTCCCAGGACCATGCAAGCAACACCTATGGGGTGTACATACTGAAGCACCCATACATG GCATCCGGAGGAAGTGTGACCTTCATGATTCCATGA